Proteins co-encoded in one Brassica oleracea var. oleracea cultivar TO1000 chromosome C4, BOL, whole genome shotgun sequence genomic window:
- the LOC106340556 gene encoding uncharacterized protein LOC106340556, producing MAESHTRETNCVYVETSLDTHLLVLLHDRETISDFKVKLCKEHHQCFPQLGEIDISAVKVNRQNTLGLLLDYHLPDSMLLGMVFNGIGHFLDGYALEAGVVEKTTKTKELELSDGEKS from the exons ATGGCTGAATCTCACACGCGGGAGACTAACTGCGTGTACGTAGAGACCAGCCTAGACACTCATCTCCTGGTTCTCCTTCACGACCGTGAAACCATTTCCGATTTCAAAG TGAAACTATGCAAGGAGCATCATCAGTGTTTTCCCCAACTTGGAGAAATTGATATATCTGCGGTTAAG GTTAATCGTCAGAATACATTGGGTCTCCTTTTAGATTATCACTTGCCAGATTCGATGCTCCTGGGTATGGTTTTCAACGGCATCGGTCATTTTTTAGATGGATACGCTCTGGAAGCTGGAGTAGTTGAGAAGACAACAAAGACGAAGGAACTGGAACTTTCCGATGGAGAGAAGAGTTGA